In Fusarium musae strain F31 chromosome 7, whole genome shotgun sequence, a single window of DNA contains:
- a CDS encoding hypothetical protein (EggNog:ENOG41), giving the protein MTHFPAITGYKKVPLVHLPRQPNARQQQSNMAAHTPKRKLVCTAYPDEFQQQYINGIPLNLNDIRDHQQTLRKEDSFRAIEDEKDEIFKAIKFEEWKRLSDDLIRQLAILGTHALTCTIHSLTFKKEWSQGKLEKTLLKAICASALRLAPTYRSESSQAHNWMKQVQHELVNHMGDMSVPKMQALMLVIKFLFSMRFTGDVWVLLSIASRVAFTKRLNYERPAIDPVRQECLRRLMWSIYVVDKIFSGGIEDLTVILSGTSPYLSRDQLRSLDLELTSFEESLPDELQLNENRLMIMCHSEEARTYTTLHTILFSSRCDLHRFLIPGIREAVSPEAENQTPREYIDYCQQQCLQTALRFIDMWSKVRQMETSSRVGTPTFAVVTYQFVKMVDHLAALLPLHGESSLPVIKQKFMDILLIVSGSRAEVGWIGTCEKLHRRSKHAFAPDDEEEEDPAIRPPESNTGEEIPETSLESTVLENTAGQDIWSFPVQGSDEQGLTGSTGDGSLGSFSSLGYPLVNYDSINSADLVFGDQELGFPLDPFDLQMNAYTDANAPQY; this is encoded by the exons aTGACTCATTTTCCCGCCATCACGGGCTATAAGAAGGTGCCTCTGGTACATCTCCCGAGACAACCGAACGcgagacaacaacagagcAATATGGCGGCACACACACCTAAACGAAAGCTCGTCTGTACGGCATATCCGGATGAATTCCAGCAGCAGTATATCAATGGAATtcccctcaacctcaacgatATCAGGGATCACCAACAGACTCTCAGGAAAGAGGATAGCTTCAGGGCCATCGAAGATGAAAAAGACGAAATTTTCAAGGCTATCAAGTTCGAGGAATGGAAAAGGCTCTCGGACGACCTTATCCGGCAGTTGGCTATTCTTGGCACACATGCTCTTACTTGCACCATCCACTCGCTGACATTCAAGAAGG AATGGAGTCAGGGCAAGCTCGAAAAGACCTTGCTCAAAGCCATCTGCGCTTCAGCACTACGGCTTGCACCAACATATCGTTCCGAGAGCTCACAAGCCCATAACTGGATGAAGCAAGTTCAGCATGAGTTGGTCAATCATATGGGCGACATGTCAGTACCCAAAATGCAAGCCCTAATGCTTGTGATCAAATTCCTCTTCTCAATGCGCTTCACTGGCGATGTATGGGTTCTCCTCTCAATCGCATCAAGAGTCGCATTCACTAAGAGGCTCAACTACGAACGTCCAGCTATTGATCCGGTCAGACAAGAATGTCTTCGACGATTAATGTGGTCGATATATGTTGTTGACAAAATATTCTCTGGTGGTATTGAGGACCTGACG GTCATCCTCAGTGGGACCAGTCCATATCTTAGCAGGGACCAATTACGTTCACTAGATCTGGAATTGACATCTTTTGAAGAGTCGTTGCCTGATGAGTTGCAACTCAACGAGAACAGACTGATGATAATGTGTCACTCCGAGGAAGCAAGAACATACACAACATTGCATACCATCTTGTTCAGTTCTCGCTGCGATCTCCACCGCTTCCTTATTCCCGGCATCCGAGAGGCGGTATCACCAGAAGCAGAGAACCAAACGCCACGAGAATACATCGACTACTGCCAGCAGCAGTGTTTACAGACAGCCTTGCGGTTCATAGACATGTGGTCCAAGGTTCGACAGATGGAGACGAGTAGTCGTGTCGGGACACCAACGTTTGCCGTAGTGACGTATCAATTTGTCAAGATGGTTGATCACTTGGCTGCCTTACTGCCATTGCACGGGGAGTCATCATTACCAGTGATTAAGCAGAAGTTTATGGATATCCTGCTCATTGTGTCGGGAAGTCGAGCTGAGGTTGGATGGATCGGTACATGC GAAAAGCTGCATCGTCGCTCTAAGCATGCCTTTGCTccagacgacgaagaggaggaagacccAGCCATTAGGCCGCCAGAGTCCAACACTGGCGAAGAGATACCAGAGACTTCCCTTGAATCCACAGTACTTGAGAACACTGCAGGGCAAGATATTTGGTCATTTCCAGTCCAGGGCAGCGACGAACAAGGTCTGACTGGGTCAACAGGAGACGGGTCTCTTGGCTCATTCTCGTCACTTGGATATCCACTCGTCAACTACGACTCTATCAACTCAGCTGACTTAGTGTTCGGAGACCAAGAACTCGGTTTCCCGTTGGATCCATTTGATCTGCAGATGAATGCTTATACTGATGCTAATGCACCTcaatattaa
- a CDS encoding hypothetical protein (EggNog:ENOG41): MPDQLRYDSLGCTTGPDSEIKTPNIDTFAARGSLFTNCFTQASVCSQSRCSMFTGTYPHVSGHRSLENLIKPWEPNIFRSLKESGYHVACLAPRGDTFAPTVTELSLSEYGFLETPEFTPKFAGGGREVDESIWGRLFYRGLRGADKALDYDEAVVRSALTWLDCPPTDKPWVLFMPLIFPHCPFQVEEPYFSMYDRSKVSSVEATVDKKTGYEPRYMKSIREKYGTHRATDEIWREIKATYYGMITRLDDQFGRVLKKVDELGIWKDTVTMFFTDHGEYLGDHGLIEKWPSGLSETLVHEPLIIGGAGLPEGKRIDAMTEMVDLVPTMLETSGIRESFAHNGLSWIPLLCGDAKTHKKYSFSEGGFLTSEEPILEQAPYPYDLKAGLQHEDTTLVGKAISLRDENWTYVYRLYEPAELYHRRNDPHELHNLAQDPDHKELADKYEKATLKWLLEGADVMPWTKDPRFPEVNLKSPREQMEERLKQVNSD; encoded by the coding sequence ATGCCTGATCAGTTGAGATATGACTCTCTCGGGTGCACAACTGGTCCCGATTCTGAGATCAAGACTCCGAATATTGACACATTCGCTGCTAGAGGTAGTCTGTTCACGAATTGTTTCACGCAAGCCTCTGTGTGTTCGCAGTCGAGATGTAGTATGTTTACCGGAACATACCCTCACGTCAGCGGCCATCGAAGTCTTGAGAATCTCATCAAGCCATGGGAACCAAACATCTTTCGGAGTTTGAAGGAATCCGGCTATCACGTTGCGTGTCTTGCGCCACGAGGCGATACCTTTGCACCGACTGTCACGGAGCTGAGTCTCAGTGAATACGGATTCCTTGAAACACCCGAGTTCACGCCAAAGTTTGCAGGTGGCGGACGAGAAGTTGATGAGAGCATTTGGGGACGGTTGTTCTATCGTGGATTGAGAGGCGCGGATAAAGCTTTGGACtatgatgaagctgttgtGAGATCTGCTTTGACGTGGTTGGACTGTCCACCTACGGATAAGCCATGGGTTCTGTTTATGCCTCTCATCTTCCCGCACTGTCCGTTCCAAGTTGAGGAGCCGTACTTTTCGATGTATGATCGCTCTAAAGTCTCCAGCGTGGAGGCGACGGTCGATAAGAAGACGGGATATGAACCGCGGTATATGAAGTCGATTCGGGAGAAGTATGGTACGCATCGTGCGACGGATGAGATATGGAGGGAGATCAAGGCCACCTATTATGGAATGATAACACGACTTGACGATCAGTTCGGAAGAGttctcaagaaggttgatgagcttggtatTTGGAAAGACACTGTTACGATGTTCTTCACCGACCATGGAGAGTATCTCGGTGACCACGGGCTCATTGAGAAGTGGCCTTCAGGGCTCTCTGAGACTCTGGTACACGAACCTCTCATCATTGGCGGTGCGGGACTGCCAGAAGGAAAGAGGATCGATGCTATGACGGAAATGGTGGACTTGGTACCGACGATGCTGGAGACATCTGGAATTAGAGAGTCATTCGCTCACAACGGACTCTCATGGATCCCTCTTCTATGCGGCGATGCCAAAACACACAAAAAGTACTCTTTCTCTGAAGGCGGCTTCCTTACATCAGAGGAACCCATCCTCGAACAGGCGCCATATCCTTACGATCTCAAAGCCGGCCTTCAACACGAAGACACGACTTTAGTTGGAAAAGCCATCTCACTGCGCGATGAGAACTGGACCTACGTGTACCGACTGTACGAACCAGCTGAGCTGTATCATCGACGTAACGATCCTCATGAGCTTCATAATCTGGCTCAAGACCCGGATCATAAGGAGTTAGCGGATAAGTATGAGAAGGCTACGTTGAAGTGGCTCTTGGAGGGGGCTGATGTTATGCCTTGGACGAAGGACCCGAGATTTCCTGAAGTGAACTTGAAGAGTCCGAGGGagcagatggaggagagacTGAAGCAGGTCAACAGTGATTAG